ATACTCTAACCAAGGAAATTTGCTAAACCAAGAGGATTGAAATCGACGATATTGAATTCCAAACTTGGACCGTGGAAACTCCGGATAATTAGGTTGATATGGCCCTGCTTTGATATAAGCTCGTCTAATCTCATCATGTTGATTAACGGGATGTTCCCATATCGGAAATCGTAAACCCGGCTCCCGTACAAGAATAGTATCATCAAATTCAACTCTTTGAATTTTTGGAGGAGGTTGCTCATCGTTAATTGAAGTATCAACATTGAACTGCGAATTAAGGAGCATCACTTTCTGATATATTCACTCTTCGTTTGAAGAACGATAAAAGagtttttccttccttttttttgttgttgttccaTTATAATTTAAACCAATATAAGCACACTAGCCAGTGCTCTGCATCAACTAAATCAGtaaaaatctaagcacaccGGTCAGTGCTCTGCATTTAATAACATAAGAGCAAATCTAAGCACACCCGCCAGTGCTTTGCATAATAAATGAATACTTACAAATATTAAACCTCGCAAGCGAATGGGAGACAGCAGTGTGTAGTATATACTGGTCCAGGGGTCCtacatttcaattttcaataagattaaaaacaaattaaaatcccTAAACTTAGTatcaaaaaaccctaattacaaagcactaataaatattttcaaatcaaGACTATCAAGTGGATTGTCAATTGGAGAATAAACAATAAAAAGGGCAAGAGAATAAACTATTGTCTTGGACTCTTGTGCATTCTCCAAATTCCAAAAGAATACTCAAAAAGGTGGAAAAGATGCCCTGGGCTTTTGGCAAGCAAGGACTGGGTTTTTTACACGAGTCCTCAGGTAAGGGCAGTGGTTTTTGAACCCGAGTTGTTAATAAGAGTATACTCCTTACTCACCGATTTTGGAGTATCAGTCTAGCCCTTTCGCCCAATCAATTTCCTTCATCTTGGTCATTCCTTCTTCTGGCCAAAGAGACTTCCGGAGAAAGGTCGGCTTAAGACCTCAATAGATCAAAGGAAGCCTCATTACTCACCGGTTGAAATCGTCGCTTCAGGTTCGGGCGTTTGTGCGATGGAGGGAAACGAACATGGATGACAACAATGGAGGAAAACAATATATGGGGCTGAGGCATTGTGCTTTGTTTGCTCGGCAATTGGGCTCGGCTGAAAACAAATGGGATGGGCTAAACATAAATGGACTGaaattttacatataattttttttaattttttatttggtttttcgAAGCCCACCTGGGCTTCAGCCTATGACAGCCCACACACACTTCCGCCATTGGGGTGAGTACCCTAAAGTAAGTGGGGGCGGTGACTGGTGTGGCCGTGCTAGCTCCCTGGAGGTTTGGGTTGTGCAGTTGGATCCATTTAGTGGTCTGATTGTAGGGCCGTTCCTCTATTACCCAAAAAACAATAATGTCAGCATAGCAAGTTAGCAACACCAGTAAAACAGTCAAGCAAGTAGTTGAACTGCTCCTCTCTTACAGTTTGGTGAACTGTACTAGTTTTAGTTTTACCATGGAAGGCAGCAAGTGCAATGTATTATTATCAGAAGTGAAAAGCCAATGCCCTAGTTAGAGGGGAAAAAACAGTTTGCCTACAATTAGTTTCTGAACCTAGAGTACTAGTTAGGTAGGTAAACTCGATTGACCAAATGAGCCAAATCTTTCCTGTCAATGACTCAAAGGATATAGGATGAACCATGAAAGAGAGAGGTTCCGGTTAATGGCAACGGGGCAGGGTATGGATCGGGGGACCCGATTCCATACATGATTCCTAATTGGAGGGCCCTTCACCATCCCCGCCTTGATCTCTGTTGCAAAATGCAGATATTAGATAAAGAACCAAACCCGTCTACTGATGGGAATCAAGATTTCTCCGAATATACCCATAtccaaacttaaaaatataagAAGTTAAGAATAAAACTAAATTGACATTTCTATTTAGATATATAATCTCAATTGATATTCTGAGGATATAAAGTTAATTTATACTAATAGGTAGTAATAAATACGATTTCCTAATTAAAGAGGTAATCACTTACATATATAACTATACCTAAGATTTATACGTACGTTActgttgggatttttttttggacaaattcCGTCTCCATATGAACGGGACGGGGCGGGTATCCATTGGATATGGAaagattgccatccctagtaCTGGTTGTCTGGCCTACCCACCATGACATACTCCTATTTCATAGTAGTATTTGTTTAAGAAATCTAATTAGTTAGTCAAGATCCAAAATATCTCTCTGCATCCTTTCCCCACTCTGAAAGGTCACGTGCGTGTATCTACAAGACACAACGAAGGAATAGAATAGAAGGTCTGAGAAGAATGGAATAGAAACTGGCAGTTTTGGATCCAAGGATGCCAATATATATTATATTCTCCAAGGGGCGCATCAATTTGAGCTATAGTATTGGGAAATGGTTTTAACTGCATAGCTAACACAGAAAACAATCCACCATTGATTACTTTATTGAGGATCATTAAACTATTCTTGTAAGAAAATTGATGCGTCCTTTTGTCTTGATTATAGGAAAATACAAGAAGGATACATGCACAACATGAGAAGTTTGACACGATTCGTTAACACGACTTAAACCCACTACGAAATTATATTAGAGGGTTTGGTTCAATGACTCTTTTTGCATGAACACAGATATGGCACAACGCGACAACATGAAGGTTGTATTTAAACGAATCGGAGACGGGCTGATAAAAGGGAAGTGGAGCTTCATTTGAAGTCCATGGCTTTGACTTGGGTTCCTTGGTAACTGTTTCAAGAGGAGAGACTGGGCTTAAACTTAAGCTTCTCATTAAGCTATCGTGATTTTCGCAGAAACACCCTAAATGGGTGGCCGAAGCTACGGATCGAGGCAGCTCCCAGGGATCATTTAATAATGGCTTTGAACCATGTGATTGTACTGTGAACAGCTTCTAAGTACATCCCATTGAAGTTGAACTGCTAGTGCTTCATATTAAATCTCTTTCTCCTACAGCATCACCAAATCTGGGGATTTTCACtggtgggtttggtttggtttggttttcccAATAGCTTCTCGTTTAAACGGTGACAGATACTCACATGATCAGTTCAGCTCAAATAGTAAGTTCCATCTAAGACCCATCTATATATCTTTAGCTAGATTTTGGGTCTGGGGGAGCTAAGGAAGATAAGTATGGAGGAGAAGTGTGATCAGAATGATAAGATGGAGGATATACTGTTGCCGGGGTTTAGATTTCACCCGACAGATGAGGAGCTTGTCGGGTTCTATCTGAAAAGGAAGATTCAGCAGCGACCTCTGCCTATCGAGCTAATTAAGCAAGTGGATATCTACAAATACGATCCTTGGGATCTTCCAAGTAAGATAATCTTCCCTCATGCATGATGTTATTTCTTGTTTTGAGTACTAAAAGCACATGCACTAGTCTTCTTTTACTTCTCTTTCCATTAGGCTTTTCTGTAACTGCCTTCATGGTTGGGTTACTTATGCATGCTGCTATATTAAGTATTGACAAAATAACACATCAAACTACTTCTACTCTATTGACGATGCGTTTTTTATAATTGGCTTCAAAAGATTTATCTTCTCTGCTTATTTACTTATGCGTTTAACGCAAGGTTTGATCGCTGAATTTGCTAAAACTATTCCTCTACTGGAGGTGGAGGATACGGTTGGTATTTTCTGACCTGTATTCCTTGATTCAACTGCCATATTCAGCCATTCCTTCTGCATAACAATTTATTTTCCTCTAATAACTCTTTGCCAGAACTGTCATCTACCGGGGAGAAGGAGTGTTACTTCTACTGCCCCAGGGACCGTAAATACAGGAACAGTGCGCGGCCAAACCGTGTCACAGAGGCTGGTTTTTGGAAGGCCACTGGAACAGACAGGCCGATTTACTCATCCGATGGCACCAAGTGCATAGGTTTGAAGAAATCCCTAGTTTTCTACAGAGGAAAAGCTGCCAAAGGAATCAAAACAGACTGGATGATGCACGAGTTCCGGCTACCTTCCTTATCTCACCAATCATCACCTAAGAAGAGTACTTTTGATAAGATCATCCCTCCAAGTGTAAGTGTTTTACAATCCTCTGCTTCTAGTTGTTGTTCGCTTCTATATGAATCATTAGTGGCTAGACCACATGTTAAGCTGTCGTTTTCTCCTTTGACCAGCAGGATTCGTGGGCAATCTGTAGGATATTCAAGAAAACTAACACCATGGCACACAGAACTCTTTCTCATTCATGGGTATCTCCAGTTCTTTCTCATTCATGGGTATCTCCGGTAACTGAAACAACCCCGCACGATGTGTTCACCCAAGGTGTACACTCGGCTTGCTTGAGCTCAGAGTCCATCTCTTGCACAAGTGAAACTGGATCAACTTTCCAGTTATGCAGCAACAACGGCATGCATCAGGTCTCTACCGACAGTTTTTCGGCTCCAGACATCCCCTCATATAGACCCATGAATCCAACAGTTTATAAATCATCTCCTTTTACCATTCCAAATGGAGATCTTCCGGATGGTTTCATGGTTTCACCGGCTGAAATATCCGCACCCACCACCAAGAATACAGTTGATGTTGCTTCCATGATTTTCAATCCTCTCGGTGGAAAGACATCCGACAACATCAACTTCGGAGGATCACAACATTTCAATGGTTTCTGTATCAGTTCAACAAAGGACATACAAGGAAGCATAGGCACCGGAGAGGATGAAATAGGCTTTAGGAACAATCAGTGGGGAAACATCCGAACCATTGGCTTGCCTTTCGGTTTGAGTACTCCGAATCTTCCAGACACATGGAAGCCCACTCTACCATGGGATTCACCCTCCTATCCTAGTGAGATGTCCACTACTTATTCGGAAAGATGTTATACTTGAATGAATTAATGCCACGGTTAAGTGGTTTACATGTCACTGTGGATTCAGGGAATAGAGGCTTTGCATCAGAAACATATTTTGCTCTCAGTCTTACTTACTGTGCAGATTTTCTTTCTCCTACTTGTGCTGAGTTTATTTAGCTTATTTGTCATATTTACCACAAAGATGGGGTCTAAATTTGACTTCCTTGTCACGCAATGAGAACATCATGTATTACACACGTTGTCGAGGGAAGGGGATGAAGGGACGTTCCAGTTTGATCGGGACCTATAAGGTTGCCTTAAAAGGTCCCAAGCACTGCACCGGTGAAGGCGTCCCAGAATTTCGGTACTTGAATGTAGGAGTTAACACAAATGAAGCAATAAGAAAGCAACACACCGAATTACTGCTACATGCCTAATAGTAGTAATCAAGAAGCAAACGAACAATTAGCCGCAAAGTTTGTCAACGAACTCGAAACCTTTATTCACAAGTCAATGGAACAGTTTGGCAAAACAGCATACAATTTAAACAGGGGAATCAACATTCAACTACATTGAATTCACAGACTTAGAAATGGTAGATTTTGCAGTTAAGAGTTCCTCTGACACTAGAAATCTGTTTCGTAAACTGGCTCTTGTATTCTCTATAATCAAAAGCCTCGTCCTGGGCGAATCCTGATGATTTGATATCTGTTTCGTAAACTGGCTCTTGTATTCTCTATAATCAAAAGCCTCGTCCTGGGCGAATCCTGATGATTTGATATGGTGTGTTACTGTGTTTCCCTGTGAACTCTGTGGAACTCTTACGGAATGATAAAAGGGACCAAGATCCTTCTGAAGTTTTGTTTTAGGTGACGTTTGATTTGAGAGGCACAATAGTCTCAACATCATCTCCTCTTACCACAACAATATAATCGAATACCCAACAACAAGAGAAAGTGAGTGTCAAATAGAACTTACAATGTGTAGAAAGGcacaaaaatgtgttttagccttagtggctccgatcatctttaaAGCGGTCTACTTTCGAAAATTTTTTCGTAAATAAGGCAATATTGTTTTTATTGTTAGTTTCCATAATCTTTTATTACGTTGAAAACCGTATTTGTCAACATaaaattggtcttgatccaatttagaATGAGGGGATACGCTCGTGGTATGGGCGCGAAGTTTGGTTAATTGGTTGAGAAATTTGGggtatgcgcctggggcgcCCTGTCATGCGCCCGGAGAGCATGAAATTGCGCTGCAGCGCATTAAACCATCAAAAAAGGCCAAACTTTGCGGGCTTGTGCCGGACACTTCCGAGCTCCAATttacgcgtggtttgaaccgttaaaaagcttgttgaatttactttctaacccaagtaattTGGATTTAATATAATTTATATATCAAAGGAAGTGACatttttacccttagtgggtcaaAGAACAATTCATGTAGATAGAACGCTCgaatctttttcattttaaatcg
This DNA window, taken from Rhododendron vialii isolate Sample 1 chromosome 8a, ASM3025357v1, encodes the following:
- the LOC131335083 gene encoding protein FEZ-like, whose translation is MEEKCDQNDKMEDILLPGFRFHPTDEELVGFYLKRKIQQRPLPIELIKQVDIYKYDPWDLPKLSSTGEKECYFYCPRDRKYRNSARPNRVTEAGFWKATGTDRPIYSSDGTKCIGLKKSLVFYRGKAAKGIKTDWMMHEFRLPSLSHQSSPKKSTFDKIIPPSDSWAICRIFKKTNTMAHRTLSHSWVSPVLSHSWVSPVTETTPHDVFTQGVHSACLSSESISCTSETGSTFQLCSNNGMHQVSTDSFSAPDIPSYRPMNPTVYKSSPFTIPNGDLPDGFMVSPAEISAPTTKNTVDVASMIFNPLGGKTSDNINFGGSQHFNGFCISSTKDIQGSIGTGEDEIGFRNNQWGNIRTIGLPFGLSTPNLPDTWKPTLPWDSPSYPSEMSTTYSERCYT